DNA from Thioclava sp. GXIMD2076:
GCTTTTCCTCGCGCTTGGCCCACGTTAAAGAGGGCCAAGCCTTACAAGGATCAGACGCATGCCGATGGAAAAGACCTTCAACGCCGCCGAGGCAGAACCCCGCATCTCCGCCAAATGGGAAGAGGCAGGGGCCTTCAAAGCGGGCGCCAATGCCTCGCGCCCCGAAACCTTCACCATCATGATCCCGCCGCCGAACGTGACCGGCGCGCTGCATGTGGGCCATGCGTTCAACAACACCATTCAGGATATTCTGGTCCGCTGGCACCGGATGCGCGGCTTTGACACGCTCTGGCAGCCGGGTCAGGACCATGCCGGCATCGCCACCCAGCTGATGGTGGAAAAGGAACTGGCCAAGACCGGCCAGCCGGGCCGCCGCGAGCTGGGCCGCGAGAAATTCCTGGAGAAGGTCTGGGACTGGAAGGGCCAATACGGCTCGACCATCGTGGGCCAGCTTCAGCGACTTGGCTCGTCCTGTGACTGGTCGCGCAATGCCTTCACCATGGCGGGCGCACCGGGCGATCCGCGCACCGGCCACGAAAATAGCCCGAATTTCCACGATGCCGTCATCAAGGTCTTCGTGGATATGTATAACAAGGGCATGATCTATCGCGGCAAGCGTCTCGTGAACTGGGACCCCCATTTCGAGACCGCGATCTCGGACCTCGAAGTCGAGAATATCGAAGTCGCGGGCCATATGTGGCACTTCAAATACAAGCTGGCCGGTGGCGAGACCTATACCTACCGCGAGAAGGACGAAGACGGCAACGTCACCTTCGAGGAGGTGCGCGACTATATCTCCATCGCGACCACCCGCCCCGAAACCATGCTGGGCGATGGCGCGGTGGCCGTGAACCCCAAAGACGAGCGTTATGCGCCCATCGTCGGCAAGATGGTGCATCTGCCGCTCTGTGACCGTCTGATCCCGATCGTGGCGGACGAATATCCGGACATGACCTTCGGCTCGGGCGCCGTGAAGATCACCGGCGCGCATGATTTCAACGATTATCAGGTCGCCAAACGCTGCAACCTGCCGATGTATCGCCTGATGGACATGCAGGGCGCGATGCGCGCCGATGGCCTGCCCTACGAGGATTGCGTGGCGCGTGCCCGCGAGATCGCGGCAGGCGCCGAAGCGGGCGAGATGGAGATCGACAGCCTCAACCTCGTGCCCGAGAAATATCGCGGCATGGACCGGTTCGAGGCCCGCAAGGCGGTGATCGCGGATATCAATGCCGCCGGGCTTGCGGTGACGATCGAGAAGATCATTACTGATGACGAGGATAACGAAGCCGCGATCTGGGTGCCTTATGTCGAGGACAAGCCGATCATGCAGCCCTTCGGCGACCGCTCGAAGGTGGTGATCGAGCCGATGCTGACCGACCAGTGGTTCGTCGATGCCGAGAAGATCGTGGGCAAGGCACTGGATGCCGTGCGCGATGGCCGCACCAAGATCATGCCGGAATCGGGCGAGAAGACCTATTTCCACTGGCTCGAAAACATCGAGCCGTGGTGCATCTCGCGCCAGCTCTGGTGGGGGCATCAGATCCCTGTATGGTATGGCCTGGACCTGTCGGTGACGGGTTTCACCGATGACGAGAACAATGGCGATCTGGACGAGGTCGAACTGGGCCGTCTCTTGAACGAAGGCGGCATGCTGCACCGTGGTGACATCCACCATTGCGCCGCCGATTTCGACTCGGTGACCGAGATGTTCCGCGATGCGAATGCCGCTCTGCCCGTGCCACTCTCGGCGGCCCGTATCGTCGAGGTGGCCGACCGGAAGGCCGCAATGGAAACGCTGGCGGCATCTCTGGCCGAGTATAACCTGTCTCAGGACCCGACCCATCTGGTCTATCCGGTCTGGCGCGACGGCGATGTGCTCGATACCTGGTTCTCTTCGGGCCTCTGGCCGATCGGCACGCTGGGCTGGCCGAACTGGGACGAGAGCACCAAGAAATACTTCCCGACCGATGTTCTGGTCACCGGCTTTGACATCCTGTTCTTCTGGGTGGCGCGCATGATGATGATGCAGCTCGCCGTTGTCGATCAGGTGCCGTTCCACACCGTCTACCTGCACCAGCTCGTGCGTGACGAGAAGGGCAAGAAGATGTCGAAGACCACCGGCAATGTCATCGATCCGCTGGAAATCATCGACGAGTTCGGGGCCGACGCGCTGCGCTTCACCAATGCGTCGATGGCGGCCCTTGGCGGCGTGCTGAAACTCTCGAAAGACCGCATCGCGGGCTATCGCAACTTCGGCACCAAGATCTGGAACGCGACCCGCTTCGCAGAGATGAATGGGGTGTTCGAGGGCGCACCTGTCGCAATGCCCGCGCCCACCCATACGGTAAACCGCTGGATCGTGGGCGAGGTCGCCAAGGTCCGCGAAGAGGTCGATGCGGCCTTTGACACCTATCGTTTCAATGACGCCGCCAACGCACTTTACGGCTTCGTCTGGGGCAAGGTCTGCGACTGGTATGTCGAATTCGCCAAGCCTCTGTTTGACGGCGAGCATGCACAGGAAACCCGCGAGACCATGCGCTGGGTGCTGGATCAGGCCTATACCATGCTGCACCCGATCATGCCCTTCATCACCGAAGAGCTCTGGGAGCTGACCGGCGAGCGCACGAAGCTTCTGGCCCATGGCGATTGGCCCGTTTACACGGCAGCGGAACTCGTTGACCCGGCAGCCGATGCCGAGATGAACTGGGTGATCGCGCTGATCGAGGAAATCCGCTCCTCGCGGGCGCAGATGGGCGTGCCGGTGGGACTGAAACTGCCGATGATCCTGGCCGAGGCCGATGCGGCGGCGCGTGCGGCGCTTGCCAATAACGAGGCGCTGATCCTGAAACTGGCGCGCGTGGACAGCATCACCGAAGGGCCGATCCCGAAAGGGGCGATCTCGATCCCTGCCCATGGCGCGCTCTTCGGCCTGCCGCTCGAAGGGGTGATCGACGTCAAAGCCGAGAAGACTCGGTTGGAGAAGGCTCTGGCCAAGATCCAGAAGGAGATCGGCGGAATGGAGGGGCGTCTGAAGAACCCGAAATTCCTCGAAAAAGCCGAGGCCGAGGTGATCGAGGAAACTCGCGGCAATCTGGCACTTCGTCAGGAAGAGGCGGACAAGATCGCCGCTGCCGTCAAACGATTGGCAGAGCTGGGCTGATAACGATGGAAAGGCCGGGACATCTTCCCGGCCTTTTTTCATGCCCCTATGCGCCGAGATCACCAAACCGGCCGACCACCAGAGACACATCGACAGCTCTCCGCAAACCCCCGCTGAAAAAGCAGCGCTGCTTGACGTTCTGGAAGATCGTTACTGGGTGTCGCTGAGAACAGCCTCCCCGCTTCCCTTCCCCAGACCGGATATGTCGGGATACGCGGATCTGCCGATCCCGCTCTCTGGGGCCATTGCGCGGAGCCAGCCGCTCAGCCCTGATGTCTCCCTGGTCCACGCCTACCTCCGAGCCATCAGGTGCTCCGCGATAAAGCCGATCATCTCGCGCAACAAATCCGCATCGCCACTCCGGTCGGCAAGCGCGAAGATCCACCACGGGTTTGATCCTCTGGTAGCTTTCCCGGTTCAGGTTCAGGCTCGCAACCGGATGCGCTGCGCACAATGGCTCCCCATATTTCGAGATTCCGGGGGCATTCCGCCAGTTGCTGGATAAATCGGTTCCTGGGCGCGAGGCAGTGATCGAGGGAGAGGAGAAATCCTGCCCTTGGCACCGCATCACGCCATGCCGGACGCATACCATCAAGATGATGCAGGCGCCCTTTAACATGCCCCACCCTTTTACAGCTACCGAAGGCCGATATGTCAGAACATAAGGTCTCTTCCATCTCGTATTCCACCAAACCTCGGGCGGGCGGGTCAATCTTGTCCCGTCTAACAAAGACCTGTCTGGCATCACTTTCGCAGCGAGCGGGATCAACAAGGACCATATGCGGCAACGTTCCCAATGGAATTCCTGGTTGGTGCCGGCACCGTAGTCCTGATTGGTTGTCAGAAACCGGGACCAGCCATGTCGCGACGGCCCGCCGGTCTCAGGCGCTCTTGCATCTGCGCGGGGGCTGTGCTGCGCCCAAACAATCGGACTGGTGGAGGCGCAGCAAAGTGAGGGGAGGTCCACAGAAGCGTTGATCCGGAGCGGGTGCGTGTTCCCGGGGGAGTTAGGATGCCTGCCCTTCGGCGCCTCATGCGTCGCCTTGCGGTCCCACCTGCGCGAGCCAAACCCTAACCGCACCCCAGTGTCGTAACCACCAGATATTCAAGCTGCAGCTCACCGACTTGCGTCTTAGGCGACGCAAAGAAGACCGCCGCGCACAGCGTAGCGACCTTCTCAGGACCGACGACGACAATTACCATTTCGAGGCCAGCTCAGAGACCACAAAAAAGAAAAGGGGGACGGCGACATTATTACCTCGTCTTGTAAAAAGAGACATTTTGATAAGCGGGCCAAATATGGATGAGACCACTGGGATGGTTCCTCGCGACATCCAAAAACATCTTCTGGAAAATTACAAAAAATCAAAATTCCCGCTTGCACTACCCCAAATTCCCTACTAATAACCCGCCTACGCAAAACACTTTGCGAACGGGGCCTTAGCTCAGCTGGGAGAGCGCTTGCATGGCATGCAAGAGGTCAGGGGTTCGATCCCCCTAGGCTCCACCAAATTTTACTGAAAAGCACCAGATAGTTCTGCCTTTTTCGTCAGGGATTTGCCTCTGCCACGCAGACCGGTGCTGTTTTCCCTACGAAAATCCATGCTGCTTTGATCCGCGCCCTTCAGCGCGTCGATCGCTGCGCAGTCCCTCCCCTGTCAAACCCGAGGATGGCCCATGAGCGACCATTTCTTCGTCGTGACGGGCGGTCCCGGTGCGGGCAAGACCAGCCTGATCACCGAGCTTGCCCGCCGCGGCTTTCACACGATCCCCGAATCCGGCCGCGCGATCATTCGCGAGGAGGTGGCGCGCGGCGGAGATGCCCTCCCCTGGGTGGATCGCATGACATATGCCGAACGGATGCTGGAGCGGGACCTGGGCGCCTACAGCGCCGCACAGGCACTCTCAGGACCTGTCATCTTCGATCGAGGCATCCCCGACATCATGGGCTACCTGACGCTCTGCGGCCTCCCCGTGCCGCCCCACTTCGCCGCTGCGGCCAAGACAGCCCGTTACAACGCCCGCGTCTTCCTGGCGCCGTTCTGGGATGAGATCTTCACGCAGGACACCGAACGCAAGCAGACCCGCGCCGAAGCCGAAGCGACCTGCGCCGTCATGCGGGAGACCTACACCGCGCTCGGATACCAAATCACAGAACTGCCGCGCGCCGACATTGCAACACGTGCCGGCTTTGTCTGTAAGCAACTGGCAAATTGACCGTCATCTCTAGAGGCAGTGGCGAAACTGCTGAAGCAGACAAACCGCATGTCCCCTCCAGCCTCCCGCTGCCTGACACTCACGGCCCGTTGGTGCCGTTCACCGGGTTGGCCAATGCTGCGCTGCGACGTCCCTAGACCGGTCATTGGTGACACTGTGTAGCGTGGTCCGGCAAGCCAACCTCAACAATGCAGGACGTTCCTGCCGGTCCCTAAAGGTGCTGCTCGCTGTGGGTCGACCGGCGGCGATGCGGTGCAAGCGGAACAGCTGCATCGCTCACGTGCTACGCAACGAGACCGCTGAACCGGCCGCGATGAGTTCGCGTTTCGACGACAAGCACGCCATCCTCGATCCCAGCCCGGCGGATCGGTGCCTTGGTTAGCGCAACGCCCAGCAGTCGGCCCGCCTCCGTTAGCACCCGCACGCCCTTATTCTCGACCAGCAAGACCAAGCCTTCGTCGACCAGCAAGTCGCACTTGGTCGTGCAGTCCTGCAGCCCCACTAGGCGGTCTCCTTCAAGCACGTAAAGCCGGGTGAATGTCTGGATGTAGAGGTAGCGATCCGTCTCCAGGACCCGGATCGGCGCGCTGCCCACATCGTATAGAGCGATCGGCTTGCCGGAAGCATCAATGCGCAGGACCCGTCCCTGGGAGGTTCCCAGCAACACCGAGTCGCCACGCCCCGAGAAGGCCGCAGCCTGAAGGCGGTCAGGACCGCCGCCGGTCATGAACGTCACGGTGGCGGAGAACGTCAGCAAGTCCTCGGCACTTCCCTTACCCTGCAGATCATCGTGGCTGGCCCCAGTCAGCGTCTCGTAAGCCGCGTTGACCGCCTTCATCCGCTCCTCGTTGCCCGGGCTGAGGTCCGGGTGCAGCTTACGCACTAGACCGCGGTATTGCCGCCGGATCTCATCCGGCGTTACCGGCAGCGCAAGCCCAAACTCTTCGAGGGCCTCCTCGATTTCCACGGCGGTTCCCGTATGTCCGCCTATGCCGCCCAATTCAAAGGTCTGATGATAGGTCTCTACCGGACGCTCGG
Protein-coding regions in this window:
- a CDS encoding valine--tRNA ligase gives rise to the protein MPMEKTFNAAEAEPRISAKWEEAGAFKAGANASRPETFTIMIPPPNVTGALHVGHAFNNTIQDILVRWHRMRGFDTLWQPGQDHAGIATQLMVEKELAKTGQPGRRELGREKFLEKVWDWKGQYGSTIVGQLQRLGSSCDWSRNAFTMAGAPGDPRTGHENSPNFHDAVIKVFVDMYNKGMIYRGKRLVNWDPHFETAISDLEVENIEVAGHMWHFKYKLAGGETYTYREKDEDGNVTFEEVRDYISIATTRPETMLGDGAVAVNPKDERYAPIVGKMVHLPLCDRLIPIVADEYPDMTFGSGAVKITGAHDFNDYQVAKRCNLPMYRLMDMQGAMRADGLPYEDCVARAREIAAGAEAGEMEIDSLNLVPEKYRGMDRFEARKAVIADINAAGLAVTIEKIITDDEDNEAAIWVPYVEDKPIMQPFGDRSKVVIEPMLTDQWFVDAEKIVGKALDAVRDGRTKIMPESGEKTYFHWLENIEPWCISRQLWWGHQIPVWYGLDLSVTGFTDDENNGDLDEVELGRLLNEGGMLHRGDIHHCAADFDSVTEMFRDANAALPVPLSAARIVEVADRKAAMETLAASLAEYNLSQDPTHLVYPVWRDGDVLDTWFSSGLWPIGTLGWPNWDESTKKYFPTDVLVTGFDILFFWVARMMMMQLAVVDQVPFHTVYLHQLVRDEKGKKMSKTTGNVIDPLEIIDEFGADALRFTNASMAALGGVLKLSKDRIAGYRNFGTKIWNATRFAEMNGVFEGAPVAMPAPTHTVNRWIVGEVAKVREEVDAAFDTYRFNDAANALYGFVWGKVCDWYVEFAKPLFDGEHAQETRETMRWVLDQAYTMLHPIMPFITEELWELTGERTKLLAHGDWPVYTAAELVDPAADAEMNWVIALIEEIRSSRAQMGVPVGLKLPMILAEADAAARAALANNEALILKLARVDSITEGPIPKGAISIPAHGALFGLPLEGVIDVKAEKTRLEKALAKIQKEIGGMEGRLKNPKFLEKAEAEVIEETRGNLALRQEEADKIAAAVKRLAELG
- a CDS encoding AAA family ATPase; this encodes MSDHFFVVTGGPGAGKTSLITELARRGFHTIPESGRAIIREEVARGGDALPWVDRMTYAERMLERDLGAYSAAQALSGPVIFDRGIPDIMGYLTLCGLPVPPHFAAAAKTARYNARVFLAPFWDEIFTQDTERKQTRAEAEATCAVMRETYTALGYQITELPRADIATRAGFVCKQLAN